GGTAACTCTCAGACAAAGCAAAAATACTCTTGAGAGTAGCACTCAAGGCATTGTCAGCCTGAGTACTAGCTTGAATATCGTTAGGATCAGTCTGCATGGCTTGGTTGCGAGCCACTATAACCTTCTCGAGCGTTTCTTGCTCATGCTTGGCATAACCCTTGACGGTTTCTACTAGATTTGGGATCAAGTCAAAGCGTCTCTTGAGCTGAACTGTGATGTCACTCAAAGCTTCCTCCACTCGGTTGCGAGCAGTGACAAGACTATTGTAGGTGGCAATAATCCAGCCAACTATCAAAACAATGATTGCGATTAGGACAAATAATACTTGCATAGATTCCTCCACAATTACCAAAGGTTAATATTGTATGGTTTTTGGTAACTTATTAGTATTTTAACACAGTTGATGAGGGAAGTTAGGGGTTTGGTGGGGTAATTGTATTTTATCTTTAATCCAGCTTAGCCATAGATAAAATTAGTTTTGTTTTGTACTTACATAGATTAGAATAAGGTTATGAAAAAATCCACAACTTTAAAAATAACTTTTAGCCTAATAATGATAACCATAATGGCTGTATTAGGTGGGATATACTTAAAGGATCAAGGTAATCATCAAGAGCCACCTAGTCAAAGCACTTCTCCGTCTACTAATCAGCAGGCTGAGGATCAGTCGGACGCCAGCATAGTTATGGCAGACCAAAGGTTTCTGGAGATCCCAGAGCTAGGAGTAAAGATCAAATTGGATGATCAGACTGAAGATCTAATCTATAATGTCTATCCGGGGACAAGGCCTGATGGTGTAGCCTACTTGACACTTAAGTCGTTTTTGAATCAAGCTGAGGTCGAGGACTATTCAATGCAGGATGTAGAAGGACATAATAGTTGCAAAAGATTGGGTAGTATAACTATATTCAATGATCAGGCTGAGCTGGAAGAGTTTTATCCAGATACCGAAGTGATTGATCCGTCTGGTCAGCTTATTAAAAGTAATGCCTACAAGATGGAAGATGGAAGATACTATATAGTCAACGGTTCTCAAGCTATGTGTGGTAAAAGTAGAACTGA
Above is a window of Candidatus Saccharibacteria bacterium DNA encoding:
- a CDS encoding LemA family protein, with the translated sequence MQVLFVLIAIIVLIVGWIIATYNSLVTARNRVEEALSDITVQLKRRFDLIPNLVETVKGYAKHEQETLEKVIVARNQAMQTDPNDIQASTQADNALSATLKSIFALSESYPDLKANQNFLDLQNELTDAENKIQASRRFYNNNVRVYTTKTQTFPTNIIADQLHFKSYNYYEVENQAEVEKPVEVKF